The Pyxidicoccus sp. MSG2 DNA segment CGGCCTGGAACCGGTTGCGCTGCTCCAGGCGATGGTCGCGCTCCTTCGGGGCGTAGGGGCTGCCCGTCTTGCCAAAGCGCTCGATGGCCTCCACCTGCTCGCGCTTCATCCGCGAGGCGAGCACCTTCAGGTCCGGCGGCGGTGGATTGACCAACTCCTTCGAGAAGTCCTTCTGCAGCTTCGCGAAGTACGGCGAGGGCGCCCCGCTCTCCGCGCGCGCCGACGCCAGCGAGTCCTTGGCCCAGCCATCCACCTTCTCGCGCGCCTCCTCCGCCTGCTGCCGCGCGATGACCTTCGGGTCGGGCACCTCTCCCGTGTTGCGCAACGTCCGTCCCGTCGAGGGTGGCTTTCCCGTCAGCCCCTCACCCAGCAGATGCCCCGGCACCAGGATGGGCCGCTCCGCCCGCTCTTCCGCGGGAGCATACGGCGCGTCCGACTTCGGGGGTTCCGCCTTCGCGGTCGCGTCGTCCTGTCCGGTCTTCGCTTCCGACGGCGTGTCCTGCCGGGAAGCGCCCGACTCCGGGGGCGAGGTCGCCACCTGGGGTTCCGGTGTCCCTGACTCCGATGGCGAAGGGCGCTCGGCCTGGTGCCGGGGAGGAGCCGTCACACGGCCGGGCGGCCGCACGGCCGCACCGGGAGCAGCCGGCGCCGTCGTCTTTGGGGGCGTGTGCAGGACTTCGAGCTCCACCACCTGCGTCGACGGCTGCTCCGGAAGC contains these protein-coding regions:
- a CDS encoding ferrichrome ABC transporter substrate-binding protein, giving the protein MSRRSRLGLTLLLSVLLHAALLFALSRVPSARLPEQPSTQVVELEVLHTPPKTTAPAAPGAAVRPPGRVTAPPRHQAERPSPSESGTPEPQVATSPPESGASRQDTPSEAKTGQDDATAKAEPPKSDAPYAPAEERAERPILVPGHLLGEGLTGKPPSTGRTLRNTGEVPDPKVIARQQAEEAREKVDGWAKDSLASARAESGAPSPYFAKLQKDFSKELVNPPPPDLKVLASRMKREQVEAIERFGKTGSPYAPKERDHRLEQRNRFQAAVEAGRAANMFMVDVTEPILALAAVVEVRQARDGKVLDLQVIEGSGDPKFDEWAVSQLREALAQADAPSDGGVGIHDDGMRSRWRLKEFLGNPRVQIHLIGVY